One Nostoc sp. UHCC 0302 DNA window includes the following coding sequences:
- the ctaD gene encoding cytochrome c oxidase subunit I produces the protein MTQVEFPRNTPPEKDKPETLVVAHTSHPPAWKWYDYFTFNIDHKVIGIQYLVTAFVFYLIGGLMAIAIRAELATPDADVLDPNLYNAFMTNHGTIMIFLWIVPSAIGGFGNYLVPLMVGARDMAFPKLNAIAFWLNPPAGLLILGSFIFGGSQSGWTAYPPLSIVTAPIAQTMWILAIVLVGTSSILGSLNFVITILMMKVPSMKWDQVPLFCWAILATSILALLSTPVLAAGLVLLLFDINFGTSFFKPDAGGNVVIYQHLFWFYSHPAVYLMILPIFGIMSEVIPVHARKPIFGYKAIAYSSVAICVVGLFVWVHHMFTSGTPGWMRMFFTISTLIVAVPTGVKIFGWVATLWGGKIRFTSAMLFAIGLLSMFVMGGLSGVTMGTAPFDMHVHDTYYVVGHFHYVLFGGSVFGIYAGIYHWFPKMTGRKLNETWGRIHFVLTFIGTNLTFLPMHELGLQGMPRRVAMYDPQFIDLNQLCTFGSFVLGISVIPFAINIIYSWSKGTLAGDNPWRALTLEWTTSSPPSIENWEVLPVVTHGPYDYGQDVELQPAVATPEVSA, from the coding sequence ATGACACAGGTAGAATTTCCCCGGAATACGCCACCAGAAAAAGATAAACCGGAAACTCTGGTAGTTGCCCACACTTCCCATCCCCCTGCGTGGAAATGGTACGACTACTTTACATTTAATATTGACCACAAAGTTATTGGTATTCAATACCTAGTAACGGCGTTTGTGTTCTATTTAATCGGTGGATTGATGGCGATCGCTATTCGTGCCGAACTAGCAACACCAGATGCAGATGTATTAGATCCGAATCTATACAACGCTTTCATGACTAATCACGGGACGATCATGATCTTCCTGTGGATTGTTCCGAGTGCGATTGGTGGATTCGGTAACTATCTAGTGCCGTTGATGGTTGGTGCTAGGGATATGGCTTTCCCGAAGCTGAATGCGATCGCCTTTTGGTTAAATCCACCAGCTGGATTACTGATATTAGGTAGTTTCATTTTTGGTGGTTCACAATCAGGTTGGACAGCTTATCCACCTTTGAGTATAGTTACAGCGCCCATCGCGCAAACTATGTGGATACTTGCGATCGTTTTGGTGGGAACTTCTTCAATTTTGGGTTCACTGAACTTTGTGATCACCATCTTGATGATGAAGGTTCCCAGTATGAAATGGGATCAAGTACCCTTATTCTGCTGGGCAATCTTAGCAACCTCCATCCTAGCGCTGCTTTCCACACCTGTATTAGCAGCGGGTTTAGTTCTGCTGTTGTTTGACATCAACTTTGGCACTTCTTTCTTTAAACCAGACGCAGGCGGTAACGTTGTTATTTACCAACACTTGTTCTGGTTCTATTCTCACCCGGCAGTATATTTAATGATTCTGCCCATCTTCGGCATTATGTCCGAAGTAATTCCCGTTCACGCCCGTAAGCCCATTTTCGGATATAAAGCGATCGCTTATTCCAGTGTGGCAATTTGCGTTGTCGGTTTGTTCGTCTGGGTACACCATATGTTTACCAGCGGCACACCCGGTTGGATGCGGATGTTCTTCACTATCTCAACCTTAATCGTTGCTGTGCCTACTGGCGTCAAGATTTTCGGTTGGGTTGCTACTCTTTGGGGTGGTAAAATTCGCTTCACCAGCGCCATGCTGTTCGCTATTGGCTTGTTATCCATGTTCGTCATGGGCGGCTTAAGCGGCGTGACGATGGGAACAGCACCCTTTGATATGCATGTCCATGACACATATTATGTAGTCGGACACTTCCACTACGTCTTATTTGGTGGTTCCGTGTTTGGTATCTACGCAGGTATTTACCACTGGTTCCCCAAAATGACCGGACGCAAGCTGAACGAAACCTGGGGACGGATTCACTTTGTCCTCACCTTCATCGGTACTAATCTGACCTTTTTACCGATGCACGAGTTGGGTTTGCAAGGAATGCCGCGGCGCGTAGCCATGTATGACCCCCAATTCATCGACCTGAATCAGCTTTGTACCTTTGGTTCATTTGTTTTAGGGATATCAGTAATTCCCTTTGCCATCAACATCATTTACAGTTGGAGCAAAGGAACTTTGGCGGGCGATAATCCTTGGCGTGCTTTGACTCTAGAATGGACAACCAGTTCACCACCTTCAATTGAGAACTGGGAAGTTTTACCTGTTGTCACTCATGGCCCTTATGACTACGGTCAGGATGTGGAACTACAGCCAGCAGTAGCCACACCAGAAGTTAGTGCCTAG